Genomic segment of Paenibacillus sp. FSL R5-0623:
TTGATGATATACGTCTCGTAAATTTCACGATCTACCGGATCTTCAACCAGGCATACTTCAATCTTCGTTACTTCCTCGCGGTGATTCTTGATTGGTGATACGGTGTCTTCAAAATGCTTTTTGATGCGGGGTCTTAATTTACGTGCTTTACCGACAAATAACAACTCTCCAGCGGCATTGTAAAACATGAAAATCCCGCCTAGTTCCCGAGTAATCAGGTGAAAATCAGTAAATCCATAAATGTGACTAAGCTGTGGATCAACCTGCTTTGTGATGGTTACATCCGGTGTTGGCACAGTAATATTAATCAATAGGCTCACTTCCTCATTATCTATAGGTTTAGATCTTATCACATATTATAAAGGGACACCATTTCATTCTATATGAAGTACAATTCACGCAATTTTCGCTATTACGACAAATATTTCAAAAAAAAGGTTAACTTCCCTGATTCAAAGTGGTACTATAGGGGTATGAGGAAGAAATTGGGCACTGAGACATACGTCTTTATATCTACCTCCGTCTATTGTACCCTATGATTGAAACTCTTTTTCATGCTGAATTCTGTTATGTGATCACGACAAGAGTACAGTTAGCAAGAACCCTAGTTTATAGATTGTAGATTCATCATCTAATCGACCCCTTGCAGCAAGCAAACCTAGGAAGACCTAGATTCATGATTCACTGTAGATTTTAAGTATCACCTAGAAAGCCTGCAATTATAGTCGTACTGAAGTTAATAGACAAACGTAGAAGGTCAGATAGCTATCGATCCTAGAGAGACTAGTCATGCAATACAACTGTAGAAATTATAGCAGCAGTACTATAGAAATTGGATCCAGTTTCACCACAGGCCCCGGCATACTGCCAGGGCTTTTTTGCGTTTGTGCGAACAACCAACCACACTCTCAGGGAAACAGAGGTATCGTGGTTCTTTCTGCTGGGTTTATAATATGGCAAGATACCAGTAGAGGGAGTGATGGGATGTATTCCGATCTGCAACTGACGGAGGACCGCCCTGTATATATACAAGTTAAAGATTATATGAAGCGATTGATGCTCAAAGGCGGCCTGCAAGCCAAACAAAAACTGCCCTCGACCCGTGAACTCAGTACACTCATGAAGGTTAGTCGCAGCACGGTCCTGCTCGCTTATGCCGAGCTTGAAGATGAAGGTCTGATCTATGCAGTCAAAGGCAAGGGCAATTACGTCAGTGCCTCCATCGAAACACCTGAGGCAGCAGCAAGCTGGAAACTGGACTGGACGACAGAGGTAAGCGAGTATGCAATCCAGGCAGAGCAGTACGATCTGATGAAGCATGGCTCCGGAGCAGAGCGCGGCGAGATATCGTTTACCAGCATAGCGCCAGATGAAAAGCTGTTTGATCTGCACAACGTGAAACGGGCTTTTCTGGATCGCATGTCACTTGAAGGCGAAGTACTGCTGAATTACGGATATGCGCAGGGATACAGACCGCTGATGAACTATTTACTACGATATATGGAGAACAAAGGGGTCGACCTCCGTGGCAAGGACATCCTGATCACCAACGGATTCACGGAAGGTTTCGATCTGGTGCTTGGAGCGTTGCGCAAAAAAAGCGGCAAAGCGCTCTGCGAGAATCCAACGCACCACACGGCGATCAAAAATCTAAAACTGCACCAGTTTCACCTGACCGGTGTGAACATGGAGCCAGATGGCCTGGACTTGAAGCAACTGGAACATGAACTTGAGGCAAGTCCATATGATCTGGCGTATCTCGTGCCATCCTATCACAATCCAACCGGGATTGTGACGTCCCCTGCAAAACGGGTAGAGATCATCCGGTTGATGAACAAGTATCAGGTTCCAATCATTGAGGATGGATTCAACGAAGAATTGCGCTATTCCGGTTCGCATGTCTCTCCCCTGATCGCTAGCATGGGCAAGGGCAATGGACTGGTGTATCTGGGTAGCTTCTCCAAAGTCCTGTTCCCAGGTCTGCGGGTGGGTTGGATTATTGCGGATGCGGCGCTGATTGATTATCTGGAGAGTATGAAACGGGCACGCAGCATCCATACCTCCACGCTGGACCAATCGTTATTGTATCAATATCTGAGCAACGGTAATTTCGAGAAATATTTGAAGCGTGCTCGCACAGAGTATAAGCGAAAATATGAATTGGTTGTGCGTTGCCTGAAGCAGCATCTGCCAATGTGCCGGATTTCCGGTGCGGGTGGTCTGCATCTGTTCGTGCAGTTCCCGTCCGAATACAGAACCCGTGAACTGCTGGCAGCCTGTAAAGTGAAAGGTGTGACGTTCACACCAGGGGATACCTTTTATCTGGAACCCGGTCAGGGTGTAAACACGATGCGTCTGGGTTTCTCCAGAGTCAGCGATGAAAATATACGTAAGGGCATTCGCATCATTGGCGAGACAGCAGCTCAAATGAGATAAGGAGGATTTCACATGAAAGTTGGCGTGATTATGGGCGGTACATCTTCAGAGCGGGATATTTCCCTGCTCACCGGACAGGAGATGATTGCAAACCTGAATAGAGACAAATACGAGGTTGTACCCATTGAGCTGAATACCAAGCGCGATCTAATCGACAAGTCAGCGGGGATCGATGTGGCACTGCTTGCCCTGCATGGCAAATACGGCGAAGACGGTACGGTCCAAGGCACGTTGGAATCTCTGGGTATTCCCTACACAGGTTGTGGTGTGCTGGCGAGCAGTGTATGCATGGATAAAGACATGTCCAAACAACTCATGCATCATGCAGGTGTGCTCACCGGAGAATGGCTACGAGTAGGTCATATCGAGGAACTGTCCTCAATTGCTGTTCAACAATTAACGTATCCTGTGGTGGTCAAACCCAATTCAGGCGGTTCCAGCATCGGTACCCAAGTAGTGAAAGAGGCTACCGCCCTGCCCGCTGCTGTGGAGGCTGCCCTCGCCTGGGATGATACAGTCATGATTGAACAGTATATCGAAGGTGAGGAGATTACCTGTGCCATTCTGGATGGTAAGATGCTGCCGGTGATCTCCATTCGTTCGAACGCCGAGTTTTTCGATTATTCTTCCAAATACGATGACCACGGAGCAGATGAGCAGGTTGTGCAATTGCCTGCGGATCTTCACCATCGTGTGGAAGCCGCGGCACTTGCCTGTTATCAGGTGCTCA
This window contains:
- a CDS encoding PLP-dependent aminotransferase family protein; protein product: MYSDLQLTEDRPVYIQVKDYMKRLMLKGGLQAKQKLPSTRELSTLMKVSRSTVLLAYAELEDEGLIYAVKGKGNYVSASIETPEAAASWKLDWTTEVSEYAIQAEQYDLMKHGSGAERGEISFTSIAPDEKLFDLHNVKRAFLDRMSLEGEVLLNYGYAQGYRPLMNYLLRYMENKGVDLRGKDILITNGFTEGFDLVLGALRKKSGKALCENPTHHTAIKNLKLHQFHLTGVNMEPDGLDLKQLEHELEASPYDLAYLVPSYHNPTGIVTSPAKRVEIIRLMNKYQVPIIEDGFNEELRYSGSHVSPLIASMGKGNGLVYLGSFSKVLFPGLRVGWIIADAALIDYLESMKRARSIHTSTLDQSLLYQYLSNGNFEKYLKRARTEYKRKYELVVRCLKQHLPMCRISGAGGLHLFVQFPSEYRTRELLAACKVKGVTFTPGDTFYLEPGQGVNTMRLGFSRVSDENIRKGIRIIGETAAQMR
- a CDS encoding D-alanine--D-alanine ligase; this encodes MKVGVIMGGTSSERDISLLTGQEMIANLNRDKYEVVPIELNTKRDLIDKSAGIDVALLALHGKYGEDGTVQGTLESLGIPYTGCGVLASSVCMDKDMSKQLMHHAGVLTGEWLRVGHIEELSSIAVQQLTYPVVVKPNSGGSSIGTQVVKEATALPAAVEAALAWDDTVMIEQYIEGEEITCAILDGKMLPVISIRSNAEFFDYSSKYDDHGADEQVVQLPADLHHRVEAAALACYQVLKCSVYARVDMMIREGLPYVLEVNTLPGLTRNSLLPKSAAAAGISFAELLDTIIELSLKERPKEDITL
- a CDS encoding nucleotide excision repair endonuclease, with product MINITVPTPDVTITKQVDPQLSHIYGFTDFHLITRELGGIFMFYNAAGELLFVGKARKLRPRIKKHFEDTVSPIKNHREEVTKIEVCLVEDPVDREIYETYIINTMRAKYNVDKVLYK